The Fusarium poae strain DAOMC 252244 chromosome 2, whole genome shotgun sequence nucleotide sequence ACGGCAACCTAAGATGCAACCTCGAAGTCCCCGATCACCGAGGACCAATCCTCCTAAGCAGGAAAAGAAGCTGTAAGTACCAAAGAATACCTCATTTTGGTGACAGTTTAGCTAACTCTTGCTCGTAGCAACCCCGAGGCTGTCAACAGAGGATCAAAGGCAGTCAACATGCTTTACAACATGACAGACAGGATTCCCCACCTCATGCAACAGTCTCAGCTCGAAAGTAGTGAAGGTTTGTTGATTCCATGAATCACCATCGTGCGCCTGTTTCTGACTGTCCTACAGCTTGGTCCGCATACTGGTTGCCTATCTTCCAAGCGTTGACGACGCAATGTGCGAACCCTTGCAGGGACGTGCGACAGCTTGCCTTCTCCGCTCTCCAACGGTCGCTCCTATCACCAGAGTTGACTTGCAGTGACCCCAAAGAATGGACCGCCATATTTGGAAAGGTGCTCTTCCCCCTGATAACTCAGCTCCTCAAACCCGAAGTGTTCCTATCGGATCGAGATGGAATGAGCGAGATGAGAGTGCAGTCTGCCTCTCTTCTCTGCAAGGTGTTCCTTCAGTATATGGTACTTCTATCTGAGTGGGATGGTATGCTGGATCTTTGGATCAAGATCATTGAAATCATGGATCGCCTTATGAACAGTGGCCAAGGCGATAGCCTCGTGAGTTATTCAACAACCAGTCCTGACCAAGCGAGTACTGACCAATTACAGGAGGAGGCGGTTCGTGAGAATCTCAAGAATGTGCTCTTGTTCATGGCCAGTAGCGGAAATCTTGTTTCGCCGCACAAGGACCCCTCAAAGGAAAAGCTTTGGTCGGAAACCTGGAAGCGCATAGATCGCTTCTTGCCTGAGCTTCGCGGAGAGCTCGCACTAGACGAGCCACCGAGCAAGGAGAGTGCAGATGAGAAGACTGTTGAAGCGCCAGCAAAATCTCAGGATGCAGGCGAAGAGATTCAGGAGAAAGCAGTTGAGGATGTAGAAACTTCGTCATCGGACGATTCATAAAAGCAGGGCGAGGCAAACAAATAGTAGATTTTGACTTAATAGAAGGAGCATGAAGGAATGAATGGAaagtcaacaccaagaccatATTATTAACATTTGTTGCCTAATAGCGTCTGGATTGGGATTTGTTGTGCATTTAATTGCCACGTCGACGCAGTCTGTATGAAATGActaataaagtttttattctattttttatataatcaCAGAGTATTTGTCTGGCAGCATTTTGAAGCGCATGTTTAATGCCTTGTCAAATTTTGAGGGTCCATGATCGCCTGAACATCTGAGCTAGCTGTAGTCGTAAGCATGTGACCCAAGCGACGTCATATGAGATGTGGGGGATTGTTCGGAGGTAACTCAAGACACTTTACCTACGTTATTTATAAGAAGTTAGTAACACGACGAGTCGGGGTATCAGTCCTGGAGTCTAGATCCCGATCTGTTTGGCTGTGAATTCGTTTACTACGCGCCCTGTACCTAGGTGCTTCCCGGACCAAGATTCTTAAATCTACAACAATTAAAGCCCTTGACTGATTAGGCCTAAACGAACGTTCTTCTTATATGTGCAAAAACATCCTCTAGCAACTACACACTGACCAAGGTCGTGGAATGTCACGCGGTTGTCATAATGTCTGAATACGGTATTCCGGACGCGCTCAGCTCAGGAACCGAAATAAACGCCTTACCAACCACCGACGACGCGAGCGGTGATGCGCCCGTGTTTCCTTCACTACAAAACAATGGAGCTACAAGCCCACGATCTTCCGAAGCCGCTGGCGGTCCTACGATCGAGGAAGACGATAACGACGACGAGCCAGCGGTAGCGAAGCCCTTTGTCCGAACGACAAGTCCTGACCCATCCACCAGGGCCTTTCCAGATACATTTGACGACCGTGTCCCCGATCGGCTGATTTACAAGATGCATAAGTTCAGTCTGTACGAGACAGCCAGTCGATATTATATTGTCGGTGTGGACGTCAGCGAAAAGCGGTACCGGATACTCAAGATTGATCGCACTACCGAAGGCGCAGAGCTCAATGTGACAGACGACAAGATTGTTTATAGTCTCAAAGAAATGAATCAACTGCTGGATACCATAGACGACGGAAACCGAAGCACGGGCGGCATCAAGCTTCGCTGTACGACATGGGGTTTACTGGGGTTCATCAAATTCACTGGACCTTACTACATGCTACTCATCACCAAGAAAAGCACTGTCGCAATGGTGGGAGGACACTATATATATCAGATTGAAGGGACCGAGCTGGTTCCTCTTACGCCATCCAAGTTCAAGCCCGACGCTCGCAATACTGAGGAGCAGCGATTCCTCGGTATCTTAAATAATCTCGACCTGACCCGCTCTTTCTACTATAGCTATTCTTATGATGTTACGCGGACGCTGCAGCATAATGTTATCCGGGAACGTGAGGCTTTGGCCAAAGGTATGCTCCCACCggatgacgatgacttcAACTCTATGTTTGTGTGGAATGACTACTTGCTACAACCCGCCGTTGCTGCCCTACGCGATCCATATGACTGGTGTCGTCCTATCATCCATGGCTATATCGACCAAGCAGGTAAGTCTTATTAGCAATAACCGAGCTTCTGTTACAATGAAAATTCTAACAGCCAGCAGCTCTCTCGATATATGGACGTACTGCGCACATCACGGTTATCGCTAGGCGGTCGCGCTACTTTGCCGGCGCCCGTTTCCTGAAGAGAGGAGCTAACGATCTCGTACGTTGTCTCTTACCCCTATAATTGACACTGATTTGAAGGATTGTGCTGACAGTTTATAGGGTTACGTTGCCAACGATGTTGAAACCGAACAGATCGTGGCTGAATCTCTAACGACATCATTCCACGCACCTGGGCCCGAACTATATTGCAGTCCGCAATATACCTCCTATGTTCAACACCGAGGAAGTATTCCGCTTTATTGGACTCAAGACAGCACTGGAGTCACACCCAAGCCCCCAATAGAGCTCAACTTAGTTGATCCTTTCTATGGAGCGGCTGCACTACATTTCAATAATTTATTTGAGCGATACGGAGCACCAATTTATGTCGTCAATTTGATCAAGTCCAAGGAACGCACACCGCGCGAATCGAAGCTGTTGGAGGAGTACACACATGCAATCAACTACCTTAATCAATTCTTGCCAGAAGACAAGAAGATAATCCACAAAGCTTGGGATATGAGTCGTGCCTCAAAAGTGCGTGGAGGGGACGTCATAGGCAATCTCGAACTTATCGCAGAATCAGTCCTTACTACTACAGGCTTCTTCCAGAATGGCGACGGGTTGACAAGCCCCATGACAGCGCAGAACGGAGTGGCTAGAACGAATTGCATCGATTGCTTAGACCGTACCAACGCTGCGCAGTTTGTCATCGGGAAGAGAGCGCTTGGTCACCAGCTTCACGCTCTTGGTATATTGGAGGATACATCGGTCGATTATGATACAGATGCGGTCAATTTGTTCACCCACATGTGGCACGATCATGGCGATACCATTGCTGTTCAGTACGGTGGCTCACAGCTAGTCAATACTATGGAAACATATCGCAAGATCAACCAATGGACCAGTCATTCACGAGATATGATCGAAAGCTTCAAGCGGTACTACAACAACTCTTTCCTCGACAGTCAGCGCCAGGAGGCATACAACTTGTTTCTTGGCAATTACATCTTCGTTCAAGGCCAACCGATGTTATGGGACCTGGCCACTGATTACTACCTACATCATGCCGATCCGCGAGACTGGTCGGCCAGAATGAAACATGACTACATCAATTGGTACGTTCCAGCTCATTTGCAGGAACGAACTGTACCACCATACGTACCAAGCAAGGATATTGCTCGCGTTCACCCAGTCGAGTTTTTTGACGATTATTGGTTAGAGTATTATAGACCTTCCAccctctcttcctttcctAAAATGTTTGCCTATAAGATGAATTCGACTATCAAATACATCCCCCTGAAATCAACCCAGGATGGCCGCTACGACCTGAGCCCCTTTAGAGTCCGCACAGACAACGATGTCGAGCatggcgagaagaagaaagctAAGAAAGACGCTTCTTTACGAGGTGTGACAGGAGTGAACGGGGTGTCGGACACAACTTCGGGCGGGCCACAAGCGAAAGGCATCTCTCTCCAGCGTTGGCTACAACCCACACAAGATAAGCATCTTCTCAGCAGCTCCCTGCGATCAGATGCAAGCCAGTCCTTGAAAGCGTCCGACCAAGATCCTCATGCGAAACCGACCGCACTGGAAAAGTCCAAGGCTGCACAATGGACCTTTACCAAAGCTGTACACGATTCGTTGAATCCATCCGTTGCCGAACAAGAGTCTGAAGATTATGAGCGGTATATCAAACATCCTCAAAATCTCCCTCTTGTAATTTCGAGTGACACGCCTGTCGACGTGGACGCATCCGAATACCAGGAATATCTAAGTGGTGGCTGGCAAGATGAGGGTTTAATGGTCAAGGGCACGGAAGAAGAGATCGATGTTTATGCCGAACTACTCAAGGTAGGGGAGAATCCCCTGACAGTAACCGAGGAGGACGGTCCCAAGAAACGATACAAAGCTTATAGGAAATGGCTGCGTGGAAAGTCTTTCTTCAAGCAGCAACCACTTGACTAGGCCTTAGTAGCTGCAGAGCTGGTTTTCAAGCTGAGGCGGCGGAAAACAGTCTTGCTAGTTTTGGCTCCTTTTCCAACGCTTCATCAAGATCCGATGGTCGTTTGGAGGCATCCTCGGTCCAAAGGGCCTCCAACGCTTTGCCTTTACTTGCCAGTTCTTGAGATACAGCTTGAAGTCCCTCTTTCTGATCTTGAGACACATTGTCTTCGATCTCTTCCAAGGTGTTGAGCCAGCATAACGACAGGATTCGAATGACGTTTTCCATGTGCTCAGGCTCCCGGATCCGAGGCCACGCATTACCGATGATCGCGCCTATCAGCTGTGTTGTTGCTAAGAGAGTTGGAGGATACGAGACGGCAAAAGGGTCTGTCATGATGGACGACGACATTGAGAGAAGAGCCTGACGAAGAACTTAGCGATTTGAATATTCTGAAAGAGCACATAGAAACGTACCGAAAGGTGCTTAATTGAATAGATACCCATGCAATTGACCACCGCTGCAGTTTTCTGTACGATAACCTGTACTATACGCGTGTACTGCGAAGCGTGATGGTGACCAGCAAAGACCCCATCTCGGAGGATCTTGTCGAAAAACCTGCGACGTTCAGTGTTGTCCTGGCTTCCAGTACGTTCTGCTAGTTTGATGAGCACGTCGTAAGCCGGGCCAAGGATAGTTATAGATTCAGCCTCTGGGGTGACACTGGGTAGGTAGAGGAGGAGGGGGAACGTAACGTCTGCAAAAACACGTCCTATGCCTCTGCCTTGCAGTACTTGGGCTGGGCACTTTTCCACAAAGATATTCAAGGACCTCAAGCCTTTTACTTTGACCTCTATTGACTGGTCTTCGACAAGTGCCAACAAAACTGGCATGAACAAAGGCCAATATTCTTTGATAGTCAATTCCTACTAGATGTAAGATTAGCGCTCCAATACCTGCATAGATAAGGTGACTAACCGTGGATGCGTTGACGGTCCAGTGTATCGTAGCCTCCGCCCAGGGAGCTTGACTTCTCCACGACTGTACTTCTGAGAATACCTGTGACCGATCGTCTACGGCGGCATACTGAGAAGGTCGTCCTGAAGCTGTGATTCTTGACGAGGACTTTGCAAATAGTGGCTTCAAAGTGTCCTGGAGAATATCGTCGGCGATGAACTTTGGTAACTTCTGAACTGAGATCTGCTCAGTCAAAACCCTTGTGGCTGTCGATGCAGCGATATCAGTTGTCCATGGATCTTGGGGATCCGTAATAGCCGTCAGCTTTATCAGAAGGTCATCACCTAAAGCTAGTGAGTGAGTTGAAAAAGCAATAGCAATGCCAGCAACGGTTGCTTCCGTGATAAGGTCTGACTGTTCTGCCTTGTGTGTTAGTCATACACACCAGTGGTTTTTACGTAGGATGGCGTTGTGCTACCTTTGTCTGTCTCTAATATGATCGCTCTTTTACTGAGATTTCCGATAAGGTCTTCCAGCTGAGTGTTATTCGTATCATCGTGTGTTTTTGAAGAGAGATACGCAACTGCTAGAAGGACGACATCGTGGAGTTCCTGATGATTCAAGGTTAGCCGCGACATATCTACATGAGCTAGGTCGGTATGCACAAGGTATGAACACGCACCTCATCGTTGGCGGCAGctaaagaggaagaaacATCTGCTACACTTGTTTGAAGGTGTTGCTGTAACTTATCTGGGCCACGAAATACAGTCAGTTTTGGTACAGACAGTGAAAAGGCCAGTGCATGGCATAGCGCTTACCTGAAAGCTCAGAAAGTCGCTCGAGATTCGAGCGGCTGAGTAAATCATCCAGTGCCCCCGGTACATGGTTAGCCGTGATATCAGCCATTGTCATGAATGATACCTGGGCAGGATAATGTACGAGCttgtcaagggcaagacaGAGACCCAGTGCAGGTACAGTTACAGTTACAGATGTCCATCGTTTTTGCGCTGAGGAAACAGTGGAGACCCACCATATTTCCCCCGGATATACTGGAAGGCTCCCATTGTTGCTGTACCTAATAAATCTGCTGGCTATTGCACTTTAATTAGTACTTAGATTCGTAAAGATGTGATATTCTTTTTCGTGATTCTTTTGATTCATAAATTTTGAGTGGTATTTTCGCATGTAACCTCTTCCCCATCTATAGTAAAGTGTAAGCAAGCATCATGTGCTTCGTGACGCCTTCCATATGCCTTTGTACTCAGGTAGGAAACAAGACAGTTTCAATGCTACCAAAGACACTCATCGGAGCTAAAATGGGAACATAATCATTCTTCCTCAGATTTATCCGTCATGAAATTCTTCCATCTATGGTATCTCCAGCTCTGTTCTCCGGCTTTTCACCTCCTCTATGGCACCTGCTGGATCCGTTGCATCAGGGTTACGGAGTTGCCATGCAATACACACTTGAAGTGCCGGCCCAGTCCACCTTCCGGGCCTCGTGCCAAGTGCTTTGACGAGGCCCTTTCCATCGAGTAGCTTTTTGAGAGATGTGACTTCGTAAAGATCCAACTTTGCCAGGTGGTCGAGGAACTTTTGCCAGCCTGACAAGAAGTCGCTTTGCTCTAAGAATATGTTAGTCCAAATTCTAACGGATGGGTGAGAGAGCTCGTTACTGACTTTCTGATCCTTCGCGGCTCCATGTTGGAAGTGTTTCTAGGGCTTCAACTAGTAGAGCATTGAGGACTTGTACTCTCCAACTACCAGCTGGAGAATCCCATTTACGAATAGCCATACCGAAACGATCGCGCTCTTCAAGATACGAAGCTCCGTTGCAGACAGCCTCTTTTAATTCCATAATCTCTTCTCGGTGACGATATGCCGCAGAAATAACGTCTGCCAACTTATTTGGGGCCCTGAAGCCTTCGCGAGCGACAACAGCTACGGGTGGATAAGCACTTGGCTTCTTGCGAAAGTTTGGGGGTTCTTCAACGATCATCCAGGGAGTCAGAGCAGCAAGGTTCCATGCATAGAAGGGAGAGGAAGCATCTTCAGAAGTAGTAAGACGTCCAGCCACAGAAGTTGGGGTTTGGTCCTTCAGGAGTTCGTCGAGGCAAGTGTACGCAACGCTCCACCGCGAGATCTCTGGGGTTGGGAGGTTCTTGTGTTCAGGGTCGGTAAAGATGGCGTGGAAGAGCTGCAGCTCATCAATCAGTTCAAGCGATTGATGTGGGTGATCTCCTGCTCAAGTATTAGTAAATCTCACAATACCGTTATAAACCAAACCAACCTTTTAGCATCTTCTCATACTCTACACCAATTCGTTCTCGGCTGATCTTGACACGCAGTGCCTCCAAGACCTTTGGGTCTGCCATGAACTTGCGCGTTTCAGAATCAATTTCGAACTGAAGTCGACTGGCAAAGCGAACGAGCCGCAATACTCGTAGGGGGTCGTCCATAAAGGTCTGGAAAGGTTCCAAAGGCGTTCTGATAATTTTGGCATCCATATCGGCAAGTCCCCCTGTAAAGTCCTCAACACGATCATCATGTAGGTTGTAGAAGAGTGCATTCACAGTAGCATCACGACGGCGCGCATCTTCTTCTGCTGTGCCAAACTCCATCTGAGGATTACGGCTGTCCTCAGTATAGGTCTCTTTTCGAAGATTGACGAAATCGAGGTCCAGTCCAAACATCTTAACCATGGCCGTTTCAAGATGCTTTGACTTTTCTGGGTTGCGGGCAACATTGTGCAGACTACCAATGTCTGCAGGTCCAATGCTGTGCTTAGCCATGGCATCTGGCTGCTCGCAGTAATCGCACATGGCTTGAGCGAAGGGAACGCCAGTCATGGCGTTGATTGCGACGTCAATATCATGGCTCTGGATATTGAGAAGCTTATCGCGCACCCAACCACCAGCCCAGCGGAGGACAATAGGCTCTGAAGCTTGGCGAGAATCGTCAATAGATCTGGCTACATCGAGGAGGAGACGGCGTAGCTGCTGTTCCTTAGGAGTGAGCTGGATAGTAGCAGTCGCCATGAGGAGTTTCCGCTTAAAAATCCGAGTGGGTGATGTGGTAGAGGACGAGTCTAGGTTGGAAGCCAGTGGGTATTGCTCTTTTAAGAATAAGTCAAGATTTCTCTTCATGGCAAACCCAGGACGACCCAGGCGCTTCAGCATGGACTGAGTGAGTGAGAGCGTGGTTGATTGCCTTTCAGGTTAATCTGATGTAATTTTTGAGAGCTTGCAGTAGGTGGGGCCGTTGTGCagaagagggaaaaaagaaaggcaaGATTAAAAACATTGGTGTTTTTTTGTATTTGCTCTTTCAAGATTCTTCACACTTTGTAGTGAATGAGGCTCATTCATCTAGAGtcaattttattatttaactaCACTCATAGTGTCTTGAGAATTTAAGCTGACATCTACAGGTTATTCTAGTAATTGGTGATGGTTTACAATAAAAGTTTCTTGGTGTTTCTGTCGACCTCTGCAGGTGACAGGCTGTAGTAGGTAGGCCTCTACAGCCCCTCTACAAGCTAGGCGATTTCATTGGCTTGAGACTTCGAGACACCACTGTGTGACTCAGAATTACCGTATGGTTGATAGATTAGTTAGGTACTTTACAGGTGATCAACGTGCAGAACATGCCTGATCTGATTGTACGTATTAATATGTACCTATGCTATTACTGTACTACTATGACATGTGGTTCAAGCAATATTCATCGTTTGAGAGTATACCCGTCAAGTCCAATAAAACATCCTGCTTTAAAAATAGTTAGTTAGTCTACCTTTGAGGCTCCCTGATGATCTGAGACTACTGAATCGGCACATGCATGGGTCTCCTCAGCGCAAGGTTAGCCAAGTCTCGTTGATCTTCTTACCAACAACTTCCTAAACCTGGGGTAAACGCCCTGATCGGCACGATACGTCCGTACAAAATCACATCCGTTTTGTGGCCTAAATAGGCAATAAGCGGGCCCGTGAGGGGTCCTTGTACCTCGAGAGGTTCACGATGACTTCTGCAAGCCTGACTTTCGTACCTTTTCAAAGCTAGCTAACGGAGGTCCCTTTCTGGGCTCTCCGCCCAGCTATAAGACAAAGATACTTATATCCGCATACAAAAACGTATGAAAAAGCCCGTACATTCGTCCTCAACAGAAGAGAGGCCATACGTCCGGCGACAATTGACAAGATTGAAAAAACGGTCACGTGACCGGTTGCGACCGACCTTCGGAGGGTACTTGCGGAGGTCATCAATTGTAACGAAGTCACTTTTGCCCCACAAAACGGATGTGATTTTGTACGGACGTATCGTGCCGATCAGGGCGAAAGCTAATGCTGGCTAGAGGCTCTTGGCTTAGATTAACTAGCGCCTTGTATTACATCCAAGATCGAGCTGCTAAGCACAGCCTAGACAGCCATGTATTCAGATAGCGTGCAGTGCTTGTTGGATGTATACCATCGATTTGAAGGCTAGATGAACAGACAGACACACGCGAGTTCGTAATTGATTAGAGTCTATCATGGACCTAAAAAGCGTTTGTTGATGTCATGTAGGACATATTCTTACAGAAAGCATGGTATTTGGCCCTCACCCATTTCCCTCCGTTGACGCATACCTACCCAACATAGTGACTCTACATGAAATTACAAACAATTACCAAAGAGGCATCGTTAGCTTGCCACTGTGGCTGCATAAGTGCGTGCTGCATGTCTGCCAGCTCTTTGCCGAGCTGAGCTATCAACGGTGCATGGCTAGAATCATTCATCCAATCGTCTTCATCGCAGAGACACCCTCGTACTCCTGATGCACCTCTCCTTTATGGATAAGCTGCCGGGTACGGTAGCTCTGATAACCACCAACGGACTCTGGCAAATAGCTATTTGAAGCAATGAGCGACACTGGTCACGGTACCTATGCCTAGCTTATCTGTTAGCCATTTCGTTACGGCCACCATCTCCAATTTCCCCTCCAAGTTATCATGTTTGGCGCCGCCTCC carries:
- a CDS encoding hypothetical protein (BUSCO:3892at5125) — encoded protein: MSEYGIPDALSSGTEINALPTTDDASGDAPVFPSLQNNGATSPRSSEAAGGPTIEEDDNDDEPAVAKPFVRTTSPDPSTRAFPDTFDDRVPDRLIYKMHKFSLYETASRYYIVGVDVSEKRYRILKIDRTTEGAELNVTDDKIVYSLKEMNQLLDTIDDGNRSTGGIKLRCTTWGLLGFIKFTGPYYMLLITKKSTVAMVGGHYIYQIEGTELVPLTPSKFKPDARNTEEQRFLGILNNLDLTRSFYYSYSYDVTRTLQHNVIREREALAKGMLPPDDDDFNSMFVWNDYLLQPAVAALRDPYDWCRPIIHGYIDQAALSIYGRTAHITVIARRSRYFAGARFLKRGANDLGYVANDVETEQIVAESLTTSFHAPGPELYCSPQYTSYVQHRGSIPLYWTQDSTGVTPKPPIELNLVDPFYGAAALHFNNLFERYGAPIYVVNLIKSKERTPRESKLLEEYTHAINYLNQFLPEDKKIIHKAWDMSRASKVRGGDVIGNLELIAESVLTTTGFFQNGDGLTSPMTAQNGVARTNCIDCLDRTNAAQFVIGKRALGHQLHALGILEDTSVDYDTDAVNLFTHMWHDHGDTIAVQYGGSQLVNTMETYRKINQWTSHSRDMIESFKRYYNNSFLDSQRQEAYNLFLGNYIFVQGQPMLWDLATDYYLHHADPRDWSARMKHDYINWYVPAHLQERTVPPYVPSKDIARVHPVEFFDDYWLEYYRPSTLSSFPKMFAYKMNSTIKYIPLKSTQDGRYDLSPFRVRTDNDVEHGEKKKAKKDASLRGVTGVNGVSDTTSGGPQAKGISLQRWLQPTQDKHLLSSSLRSDASQSLKASDQDPHAKPTALEKSKAAQWTFTKAVHDSLNPSVAEQESEDYERYIKHPQNLPLVISSDTPVDVDASEYQEYLSGGWQDEGLMVKGTEEEIDVYAELLKVGENPLTVTEEDGPKKRYKAYRKWLRGKSFFKQQPLD